Proteins encoded together in one Pontiella desulfatans window:
- the dhaL gene encoding dihydroxyacetone kinase subunit DhaL, with protein sequence MSIFTKQNLADMLKNAAAVIAQQHESLSELDAATGDGDHGVTINRTMKAVSAAVDESAELPLADFMKKVAMKVMMCDGGSTSPLLGSYFMGFANAAPADELDNDQTAAFFEAALNGFYGISKAEPGDKTMMDALRPATETLAAELRAGAEPKAAFEAAAVAASEGAEKTKGYVAKFGRARTMGERAIGHKDAGATSFALIFGAFAEAI encoded by the coding sequence ATGTCTATTTTTACGAAACAGAATCTGGCGGACATGCTGAAAAACGCGGCCGCCGTGATTGCGCAGCAGCACGAAAGCCTGTCGGAACTCGATGCCGCCACCGGCGATGGCGACCATGGGGTCACCATCAACCGCACCATGAAGGCGGTCAGTGCGGCGGTCGATGAATCCGCCGAACTGCCGCTGGCCGATTTCATGAAGAAGGTGGCCATGAAGGTGATGATGTGCGACGGCGGTTCCACCAGTCCGTTGCTAGGCTCCTACTTCATGGGGTTTGCCAACGCGGCGCCGGCGGATGAACTCGATAACGATCAGACCGCCGCTTTTTTTGAAGCGGCGCTGAACGGTTTTTACGGCATCAGCAAGGCCGAGCCGGGCGATAAAACCATGATGGATGCATTGCGGCCGGCCACCGAAACGCTGGCTGCCGAACTGCGCGCCGGGGCGGAGCCCAAGGCGGCCTTCGAAGCCGCGGCGGTTGCTGCATCCGAAGGCGCTGAAAAAACAAAGGGGTACGTGGCTAAGTTCGGGCGGGCCCGAACGATGGGCGAGCGTGCCATTGGGCACAAGGATGCCGGGGCAACGAGCTTCGCGCTGATTTTCGGCGCGTTTGCGGAAGCAATCTAA
- a CDS encoding dihydroxyacetone kinase subunit DhaK, whose translation MKKFINNPEELTKELLEGMCMAYPHKVKLEQEKLVCRATPKAADKVALVSLGGTGHEPAVQGFVGDGMLDVCAAGDIWAAPGPPTLLEALKTVKRDAGTLLITLNHAGDVMSAQMAKQMAEMEGIKVVEVITNEEIRPTEEEEGRGLGGCFFVSKIAGAAAERGDSLDDVVRIANKVNDQCATIAVLSELATHPSTGGVCGSLAEDEMEICAGQHGEGGGVVVKMASAKETAELLAEKIVAKLGLESGDEIALIVNGSGKTTLMELYVSFRDAKLFFEGKGIDVARGHAGDVLTVQEAGGYQLIALKLDDELKTLWDAPCDTPGYTVR comes from the coding sequence ATGAAAAAATTCATCAATAACCCGGAAGAACTCACCAAGGAACTGCTGGAAGGCATGTGCATGGCCTATCCGCACAAGGTAAAGCTGGAGCAGGAAAAGCTGGTTTGCCGCGCAACGCCGAAAGCGGCGGATAAAGTGGCGCTGGTCTCTCTGGGCGGTACGGGCCACGAGCCAGCCGTGCAAGGTTTTGTTGGCGACGGAATGCTCGATGTCTGCGCGGCCGGCGATATTTGGGCGGCCCCTGGCCCGCCCACGCTGCTTGAAGCACTTAAAACGGTGAAGCGCGATGCCGGTACCCTGCTGATTACACTCAACCACGCGGGCGATGTGATGAGCGCCCAAATGGCCAAGCAGATGGCCGAGATGGAAGGCATCAAAGTGGTTGAAGTGATCACCAACGAAGAGATCCGCCCGACCGAAGAGGAAGAGGGCCGTGGTCTCGGCGGCTGCTTCTTTGTCAGCAAAATCGCCGGTGCGGCGGCGGAACGTGGCGATAGCCTCGACGACGTGGTTCGCATTGCCAACAAGGTCAACGACCAGTGCGCCACCATTGCAGTTCTTTCCGAGCTGGCCACGCATCCTTCAACGGGCGGGGTTTGCGGCTCGTTGGCGGAGGACGAAATGGAAATCTGCGCCGGCCAGCATGGCGAAGGCGGCGGCGTGGTCGTGAAAATGGCGAGCGCCAAGGAGACGGCGGAGCTGCTTGCTGAAAAAATCGTGGCGAAGCTCGGGCTGGAATCCGGCGACGAGATTGCCCTGATTGTCAATGGCTCCGGCAAGACCACGCTGATGGAGCTCTATGTTTCCTTCCGCGATGCCAAACTGTTCTTTGAAGGAAAAGGGATCGACGTGGCGCGTGGGCATGCAGGCGATGTTCTGACGGTTCAGGAAGCAGGGGGCTATCAGCTGATCGCACTGAAACTCGACGACGAGCTCAAGACGCTGTGGGATGCTCCGTGCGACACCCCCGGCTACACCGTTCGCTAA
- a CDS encoding cupin domain-containing protein — translation MREYSKTQGAMAIAAAVGVAAVLSGCVTGSAESTGKGNAMESYYEDGALSVEKVKQAYFEMFERFNYPVPDVLKTDEFWVCDFDQGDVLALGMGGIFWLNEKGEYKSTGAGQYNGAFKDDHFGYLMHEIYLLPGQTLPEHSHLGGPEGYAPKMEAWQVRYGDVRFYGEHKHGDEMEIGELPEDERPWGYGEDWFKSKYVTHRDSKKNIMYKLQDPEAWHGIIAGKDGAIITEGATYHNHVHFSKPGMEFKNTGAE, via the coding sequence ATGAGAGAGTATTCGAAAACGCAGGGGGCAATGGCGATTGCGGCGGCAGTTGGCGTGGCAGCGGTTTTGTCCGGTTGCGTAACGGGTTCCGCGGAATCCACAGGGAAAGGAAATGCGATGGAAAGCTATTATGAAGACGGTGCGCTTAGCGTGGAAAAGGTCAAGCAGGCCTATTTCGAAATGTTCGAGCGTTTCAACTATCCCGTGCCGGATGTGTTGAAGACCGACGAGTTCTGGGTGTGCGACTTTGACCAGGGCGATGTGCTTGCGCTGGGCATGGGCGGCATCTTCTGGCTCAACGAAAAGGGCGAATATAAATCGACGGGCGCAGGCCAATACAACGGCGCGTTCAAGGACGACCACTTTGGTTACCTGATGCACGAAATCTATCTGCTGCCGGGCCAGACCCTTCCCGAGCATAGCCACCTGGGCGGGCCGGAAGGCTATGCCCCGAAAATGGAAGCCTGGCAGGTGCGCTATGGCGACGTCCGCTTCTACGGCGAGCACAAGCATGGCGATGAGATGGAAATCGGCGAGCTGCCCGAGGACGAACGTCCGTGGGGTTACGGCGAGGATTGGTTCAAATCGAAATATGTTACCCATCGCGATTCGAAAAAGAACATCATGTACAAGCTGCAGGATCCCGAAGCGTGGCACGGCATTATTGCCGGCAAGGACGGCGCCATCATTACCGAGGGCGCGACCTACCACAACCACGTCCATTTCAGCAAGCCGGGCATGGAGTTCAAGAACACGGGTGCGGAGTAG
- a CDS encoding sulfatase family protein encodes MKTILASALLGIAFGAVAAGKPNVIFILADDWGRGDIKAYGGDRCKIDTPNMDALARDGMLFTDAHSSSSVCTPTRYGVLTGRYNWRSRLKQHVLHGFDQALIEPGRETVASFLKKQGYATAMIGKSHLGMDFATTDGKPANCSAKKPDQLKTQCNVDWKGVIKNGPNSVGFDYYWGIAASLDMPPYIWIENDRFVGECTTIKAFNRPGPAHADFEDYDVLPTLAQKTVAFIEKEARTKNPFFVYMPLNSPHTPISPSKAWQGKSKLGPYGDFVMETDWAIGEVVKAVEKAGIAKNTLIIVTADNGCSPAAKRGDPNKMITFRMGDADAFDPEKHYASDIQRGHKADIYEGGHRVPYIARWDGKVKAGSVCNDPICLVDLFATCADIVGQPIADTAAEDSVSILPNLLGTAKKPVREAVVHHSINGSFAIRQGDWKLSLCPGSGGWSLPKPPKKSDQPAPKQWVQLYNLADDPAETTNLADQHPEMVERMTQLAQSYIDKGRSTPGAKQSNTGETHLYPEWIRKQRSAK; translated from the coding sequence ATGAAAACAATTCTTGCCAGTGCCCTGCTGGGCATCGCATTCGGCGCGGTAGCCGCGGGAAAACCCAACGTCATCTTTATTCTGGCCGACGACTGGGGGCGCGGCGACATTAAGGCCTACGGCGGCGACCGCTGCAAAATCGACACCCCGAACATGGACGCGCTGGCCCGCGACGGCATGCTGTTCACCGACGCGCACAGCTCGTCGTCGGTTTGCACCCCGACGCGCTACGGCGTGCTGACCGGGCGCTACAACTGGCGCAGCCGCCTGAAACAACACGTGCTCCACGGATTCGACCAGGCCCTGATCGAACCCGGCCGCGAAACGGTTGCCTCCTTCCTCAAGAAGCAAGGCTACGCCACCGCGATGATCGGCAAGTCGCACCTCGGCATGGATTTCGCGACCACCGACGGAAAGCCCGCGAATTGCAGCGCAAAGAAACCCGACCAATTGAAGACCCAATGCAACGTCGACTGGAAGGGCGTCATCAAAAACGGCCCCAACTCCGTTGGTTTCGACTATTACTGGGGCATCGCCGCCTCGCTCGACATGCCGCCCTACATCTGGATCGAGAACGACCGCTTCGTCGGCGAGTGCACCACCATCAAGGCCTTCAACCGCCCGGGGCCGGCGCACGCCGATTTCGAGGATTACGACGTACTCCCCACCCTTGCCCAAAAGACCGTGGCCTTCATTGAAAAAGAGGCGCGCACGAAGAATCCGTTTTTTGTCTACATGCCGCTCAACAGCCCGCACACGCCCATCTCGCCCTCCAAGGCGTGGCAGGGCAAAAGCAAGCTCGGCCCGTATGGCGACTTTGTAATGGAAACCGACTGGGCGATCGGCGAGGTGGTCAAAGCCGTGGAAAAAGCGGGCATCGCCAAGAATACACTGATCATCGTGACGGCCGACAACGGCTGCAGCCCCGCCGCCAAGCGGGGCGACCCGAACAAAATGATTACGTTCCGCATGGGCGATGCCGATGCCTTCGATCCGGAAAAGCATTATGCCAGCGACATCCAGCGCGGCCACAAGGCCGACATCTACGAAGGCGGCCACCGCGTACCTTATATTGCGCGCTGGGATGGCAAGGTGAAAGCCGGCAGCGTCTGCAACGATCCGATCTGCCTCGTCGACCTGTTCGCCACCTGCGCCGATATCGTTGGCCAGCCGATCGCCGACACCGCCGCCGAGGATTCCGTCAGCATTCTGCCCAACCTGCTCGGCACGGCCAAGAAGCCCGTCCGCGAGGCGGTCGTCCACCACTCCATCAACGGCAGCTTCGCCATCCGCCAAGGCGACTGGAAACTCAGCCTGTGCCCCGGCTCCGGCGGATGGAGCCTCCCAAAACCGCCCAAGAAAAGTGATCAGCCTGCTCCAAAACAATGGGTGCAGCTCTACAACCTGGCGGATGATCCGGCGGAAACGACCAACCTGGCCGACCAGCATCCTGAAATGGTGGAGCGCATGACCCAGCTGGCCCAAAGCTATATCGACAAGGGCCGCTCCACCCCCGGCGCAAAGCAGAGCAACACCGGGGAAACCCATCTCTATCCCGAGTGGATCAGGAAACAGCGTTCGGCAAAATAA
- a CDS encoding IclR family transcriptional regulator — MAKEQQEDFKESRYKVPNLERALVIMEHLLDYPQGLSITEITEHLGLSKNSVFRITMTLLGHGYVVRDEQKRFSLSKKLLLMGCQSMGEYSFIENSLDIMRLCRDEIKESVFIGTLIENEGVVIEQVLGSHPFKFTIDSGHRLPLHAAAPCKAMLAFLPENELRERLQGYKFTRYNENTITTRTAFDKEMAGIKADGFALDRAEQLHGAHCISAPVFNQYGYPIAAIWTTGPSDRLPASKFPRLGKVVRGYADLISRRMGHDAL; from the coding sequence ATGGCGAAGGAACAACAGGAAGATTTCAAGGAAAGCCGCTACAAGGTTCCCAACCTCGAACGCGCACTGGTGATCATGGAGCACTTGCTCGACTATCCGCAGGGGCTTTCCATTACCGAGATCACGGAACATTTGGGACTGTCGAAAAACAGCGTCTTCCGCATCACGATGACGCTGCTGGGCCATGGCTATGTCGTCCGCGACGAGCAGAAGCGCTTCAGCCTCAGCAAAAAACTGTTGCTGATGGGCTGCCAGAGCATGGGCGAATACAGCTTCATTGAAAACTCGCTGGATATCATGCGGCTCTGCCGCGATGAGATCAAGGAATCGGTCTTCATCGGCACCCTGATCGAAAACGAGGGGGTGGTGATCGAGCAGGTACTCGGTTCGCATCCGTTCAAGTTCACGATCGATTCCGGTCACCGCCTGCCGCTGCACGCCGCCGCGCCCTGCAAGGCCATGCTGGCCTTCCTTCCCGAAAACGAGTTGCGCGAACGGCTGCAGGGCTACAAGTTCACCCGGTATAACGAAAACACCATCACAACCCGCACCGCCTTCGATAAGGAGATGGCAGGGATCAAGGCCGACGGTTTCGCGCTTGATCGCGCCGAGCAGCTGCACGGCGCGCATTGCATCAGCGCTCCGGTCTTCAACCAATACGGCTATCCCATTGCGGCCATCTGGACAACCGGCCCCTCCGACCGGCTACCCGCGAGCAAGTTTCCCCGGCTGGGGAAGGTCGTCCGCGGCTACGCCGACCTCATCTCCCGCCGCATGGGCCACGACGCATTGTAA
- a CDS encoding TlyA family RNA methyltransferase: protein MPKTRLDQLLVQRGLADSREQAQRLIRAGVVRVGEQVASKPGHQFKDDAEISVKEKEKYVSRGGLKIEGAHQQFGFGLQGAICLDIGSSTGGFTDFMLQHGAAKVYAIDCGTNQLHYKLREDPRVVVMENTNARYITTDDVPEPADFCSIDTSFISLTNILPPLKNLMKPGGHIVSLIKPQFEAGKEQVGKGGVVRDPAVHEEVIEKVKAFGTEVLGFKWLELCTSPIKGPAGNIEFLAYWEV, encoded by the coding sequence ATGCCAAAGACACGACTCGATCAACTTCTTGTACAACGCGGCCTCGCCGACAGCCGGGAGCAGGCGCAACGCCTGATCCGTGCAGGCGTGGTGCGCGTGGGCGAACAGGTGGCCTCCAAACCGGGGCACCAGTTCAAGGACGATGCCGAAATCTCGGTCAAGGAAAAGGAAAAATATGTCAGCCGCGGCGGCCTGAAAATCGAGGGGGCCCACCAACAGTTTGGCTTTGGGCTGCAAGGCGCGATCTGCCTCGACATCGGCTCCTCCACCGGCGGCTTCACCGACTTCATGCTCCAGCACGGGGCCGCGAAGGTATACGCCATCGACTGCGGCACCAACCAGCTGCACTACAAGCTGCGCGAAGATCCGCGCGTGGTCGTGATGGAAAACACCAACGCCCGCTACATCACCACCGACGATGTTCCGGAACCGGCCGACTTCTGCAGCATCGACACCTCCTTCATCTCGCTCACCAACATTCTTCCGCCCTTGAAAAACCTGATGAAGCCCGGCGGGCACATTGTCTCGCTGATCAAACCCCAGTTCGAGGCCGGCAAGGAGCAGGTGGGCAAAGGCGGCGTCGTCCGCGACCCGGCGGTTCACGAGGAAGTCATCGAAAAGGTCAAAGCATTCGGTACCGAAGTGCTGGGCTTCAAATGGCTGGAGCTCTGCACCTCCCCGATCAAGGGGCCCGCCGGTAACATTGAATTCCTCGCCTACTGGGAAGTCTAG
- a CDS encoding MFS transporter — MQDANSISEETMRNSLRNTTLAGAIGVFFFMIVQNGPIPLLLQQLGAGGIAIGLTATLFQLGMLVQIPSAFFTEKLASRKMFWATTTIAARAAMAIPGIFLLVAPERHSTSIWLILTAIGFFSFLAQMSAPAWFSWMAELVPESMRAGFWAKRQGVAMLATVICVAMTGWFLDLFPDTSLTGFGWLLIIAAVMGVMDIVVHWFVAEPTPPPANRSLSIRKRMLQPLENRDFLYFTLAMCVWFFGLGFFGPFLNVYLKSTFGVTYTHLSAIQLAGMVSSVVSSFVGGRLIDRVGLRTYGLAMVVAIPVFSIVWFFLDGNATGLLPILGRVPQPVMLLCISSLLAGGVFAAVGMLQLNLLSTLSPSEGRTMAMAVHWTLVGLLSSAGPIAGGWVKDWFTAHPLDLQLYAGTRFSYFQIMIILHIIMIWFVMLPLLIKIQRKDGEWPVEQAVADIFILTPLRSVRNVYSFNLAASTVAMNTFKGTATAAGKIAAKAALDTGTIAIQAMKDTVEAASRAGRASIEKEKGKKVRRR; from the coding sequence ATGCAAGACGCCAACTCCATATCCGAAGAAACGATGCGCAACTCCCTGCGCAACACCACGCTGGCCGGGGCCATCGGCGTGTTTTTTTTCATGATTGTGCAGAACGGACCGATCCCGCTGTTGCTCCAGCAACTGGGAGCAGGCGGGATTGCGATTGGCCTGACGGCGACCCTGTTCCAACTGGGTATGTTGGTACAGATTCCCTCGGCCTTTTTCACCGAAAAGCTGGCGAGCCGAAAAATGTTCTGGGCCACGACCACCATTGCCGCGCGGGCGGCGATGGCCATTCCCGGCATTTTTCTTCTGGTTGCGCCGGAACGGCATTCGACTTCGATTTGGCTGATCCTTACCGCTATAGGGTTTTTCAGTTTTCTTGCGCAAATGAGCGCCCCGGCGTGGTTCAGCTGGATGGCGGAACTGGTTCCGGAGTCGATGCGCGCCGGATTCTGGGCCAAGCGGCAGGGGGTTGCCATGCTGGCAACGGTTATTTGCGTGGCCATGACGGGATGGTTTCTCGACCTGTTTCCCGACACGTCGCTGACGGGTTTCGGCTGGTTGCTGATTATTGCCGCGGTTATGGGCGTGATGGATATCGTCGTCCATTGGTTCGTTGCCGAGCCGACGCCCCCGCCGGCAAACCGCTCACTCTCGATCCGCAAGCGAATGCTGCAACCCCTGGAAAACCGCGACTTTCTCTATTTCACGCTGGCGATGTGCGTCTGGTTTTTCGGCCTGGGGTTTTTCGGCCCCTTCCTGAACGTCTACCTGAAAAGCACCTTCGGCGTCACCTACACGCATCTTTCCGCGATCCAGCTGGCGGGGATGGTCAGCAGCGTGGTATCGAGCTTCGTGGGCGGGCGGCTGATTGACCGGGTTGGGCTGCGCACCTATGGGCTAGCGATGGTTGTTGCCATTCCGGTCTTTTCCATTGTCTGGTTCTTCCTCGATGGCAACGCCACCGGCCTGCTGCCGATCCTGGGCCGGGTACCGCAACCGGTCATGCTGCTCTGCATCAGCTCCTTGTTGGCCGGCGGCGTGTTTGCCGCGGTCGGGATGCTGCAGCTCAATTTACTCTCCACCCTCTCCCCGAGCGAGGGGCGCACCATGGCCATGGCCGTGCATTGGACGCTCGTCGGCCTGCTCTCGTCGGCCGGCCCCATTGCCGGCGGATGGGTCAAGGATTGGTTCACGGCCCACCCCCTGGATCTCCAACTCTACGCCGGCACCCGCTTTTCCTATTTCCAGATCATGATCATCCTGCACATCATCATGATTTGGTTCGTCATGCTGCCACTCCTGATCAAGATCCAGCGAAAGGATGGCGAGTGGCCGGTGGAGCAGGCCGTGGCGGATATTTTCATCCTGACTCCGCTGCGGTCGGTGCGGAACGTCTACAGCTTCAACCTGGCCGCCAGCACCGTTGCGATGAACACTTTTAAAGGCACCGCCACCGCGGCGGGCAAGATTGCCGCCAAGGCCGCGCTGGACACCGGAACCATTGCCATCCAGGCCATGAAGGATACGGTCGAAGCCGCCAGCCGGGCCGGCAGGGCGTCGATCGAGAAGGAAAAGGGAAAGAAAGTCCGCAGAAGATAG